From the Bdellovibrio reynosensis genome, one window contains:
- a CDS encoding valine--tRNA ligase: protein MSEQLSDRYNPADVETRTYQWWENSGYFKAQDQSTKPPFSIILPPPNVTGFLHMGHALDHTIQDILIRWKRMNGYNTMWLPGTDHAGIATQSVVEREIKKEGLNRHDMGREKFVDKIWEWKHQYGDRIYSQMRRLGDSCDWDRAVFTLDEGVSKAVRKVFVNLHKKGLIYRGQRLVNWSGPLETAISDLEVEHKQIKGSLFHIKYPLEEGSGHLVVATTRPETMLGDTALCVHPEDERYRHLIGKYALIPLINKRVKIISDVYVDKEFGSGVVKITPAHDFNDYKIGKSHNLEFINILTKKAELNENAGPYKGLKVQEARKRILEDLKAQDLLEKEEPHLHSVGHCSRSGAVVEPFLSEQWFVKMEQLATPAKRVVESGTIRFEPESWTKVYLHWLNNIEDWCISRQLWWGHRIPVWYCEKCEHQTVSETDPTACEKCGGTHLKQDEDVLDTWFSSALWPFSTMGWPNETETLKTFYPTNYLVTGHDIIFFWVARMIMMGLEFKRDVPFRTVYIHGLVRDSQGRKMSKSLGNSVDPVEMIEKYGADALRFTFSAHLFSGKDLKFSEQRLEGYRNFMNKIWNAARFALTNLSDFQAPAEGVKALPNKADISVFDQWIITKLAEVTKEVEEAMEGERFSDAATALYQFIWNQFCDWYIEFTKPIMNGTNVEEKKATQLVIAQVLNRITRLLHPFAPFISEEIYQKLPIKGAACIIDQYPNTRNDRDFLALGSQQAALEIDLVKEVIAGIRNIRGENRISPATKINVRLGVTNDQTQKILGNNRTAIITMGRVENLEIGEEGNLMKCAVAPVVVKDAAVKVIIPLEGLVDFDEEVKRITKLIDKLQKDISMLSAKLSNEKFLANADEDVVATDKALLATSKLQLESLRDALTRFQ, encoded by the coding sequence ATGTCAGAACAATTAAGTGATCGCTATAATCCCGCAGATGTTGAAACCCGCACCTATCAGTGGTGGGAAAACTCTGGTTATTTCAAGGCTCAGGATCAATCTACGAAGCCTCCATTTTCAATTATTTTACCTCCGCCAAATGTCACTGGCTTTCTACACATGGGTCATGCCTTGGATCACACGATCCAAGATATTTTGATTCGTTGGAAAAGAATGAATGGTTACAACACGATGTGGTTGCCTGGAACGGACCATGCGGGGATCGCAACTCAATCCGTGGTTGAGCGTGAGATCAAAAAAGAAGGCTTAAATCGTCATGATATGGGCCGTGAAAAATTCGTTGATAAAATTTGGGAGTGGAAACACCAATACGGTGATCGTATCTATTCGCAAATGCGCAGACTTGGTGATTCTTGTGACTGGGATCGCGCGGTTTTCACTTTAGATGAAGGTGTTTCTAAAGCCGTACGCAAAGTTTTCGTAAACCTTCACAAAAAAGGTCTGATCTATCGCGGGCAAAGACTTGTGAACTGGTCAGGTCCTCTTGAAACTGCGATTTCTGATTTGGAAGTTGAACACAAACAAATCAAGGGATCTTTATTCCATATTAAATATCCATTGGAAGAAGGTTCTGGTCACCTAGTTGTAGCGACGACTCGTCCTGAAACTATGCTGGGCGATACAGCTCTTTGCGTTCATCCTGAAGATGAGCGCTACAGACACTTGATTGGCAAATATGCGCTTATTCCATTGATCAACAAACGCGTAAAAATCATCTCTGACGTTTACGTAGATAAAGAATTTGGCTCTGGCGTAGTGAAAATCACTCCTGCCCATGACTTTAACGACTACAAGATCGGTAAATCCCACAACCTTGAGTTCATCAACATCCTGACTAAAAAAGCAGAGCTAAATGAAAACGCCGGTCCTTACAAAGGATTGAAAGTTCAAGAAGCTCGTAAAAGAATTCTTGAAGACCTTAAAGCCCAAGACTTGTTAGAAAAAGAAGAACCACATCTGCATTCAGTAGGTCACTGCTCGCGTTCAGGCGCGGTGGTAGAGCCGTTTCTATCTGAACAGTGGTTCGTCAAAATGGAACAGCTTGCAACCCCAGCTAAACGCGTGGTTGAAAGTGGCACTATCCGTTTTGAGCCTGAATCTTGGACTAAGGTTTACCTTCACTGGTTAAACAATATCGAAGACTGGTGTATTTCGCGTCAATTGTGGTGGGGTCACCGTATTCCGGTTTGGTATTGTGAAAAGTGCGAACATCAAACAGTAAGTGAAACTGATCCAACTGCCTGTGAAAAGTGCGGTGGTACTCACTTAAAACAAGACGAAGACGTTCTTGATACATGGTTCAGTTCTGCTTTATGGCCGTTTTCTACAATGGGTTGGCCAAATGAAACTGAAACCCTTAAGACTTTCTATCCGACGAACTATCTAGTTACTGGCCATGACATCATTTTCTTCTGGGTTGCTAGAATGATCATGATGGGTCTTGAATTTAAGCGCGATGTTCCTTTCCGCACGGTTTATATCCACGGCTTGGTGCGCGATTCTCAAGGTCGTAAAATGTCTAAGTCTTTGGGTAACTCGGTGGACCCCGTAGAGATGATTGAAAAGTATGGCGCTGATGCTTTACGTTTCACATTCTCTGCCCACTTATTTTCTGGAAAAGACCTTAAGTTCAGCGAACAACGCTTAGAAGGTTATCGTAACTTCATGAATAAGATCTGGAATGCGGCTCGTTTCGCATTAACAAATCTTTCTGACTTCCAAGCGCCGGCAGAAGGTGTAAAAGCGTTGCCGAACAAAGCTGACATCAGCGTGTTTGACCAATGGATCATCACGAAGCTTGCTGAAGTGACGAAAGAGGTTGAAGAAGCAATGGAAGGCGAAAGATTCTCTGACGCGGCCACAGCTTTATATCAATTCATCTGGAATCAGTTCTGTGACTGGTACATTGAGTTCACGAAGCCAATTATGAACGGCACAAATGTGGAAGAGAAAAAAGCGACACAACTAGTGATCGCGCAAGTTCTTAACCGTATCACGCGTCTGTTGCACCCGTTTGCACCATTTATATCGGAAGAAATTTACCAAAAACTTCCAATCAAAGGTGCTGCTTGTATCATAGACCAATACCCGAACACGCGTAATGATCGTGATTTCTTGGCATTGGGATCGCAACAAGCTGCTCTTGAAATCGACTTGGTAAAAGAAGTGATCGCAGGTATTCGTAATATCCGCGGCGAAAACCGCATCAGCCCAGCGACAAAAATCAACGTGCGTCTGGGTGTTACGAACGATCAAACGCAAAAAATTCTGGGTAACAACCGCACAGCTATCATCACGATGGGCCGTGTGGAAAACTTAGAAATCGGCGAAGAAGGCAACCTGATGAAATGTGCCGTGGCACCAGTTGTTGTTAAAGATGCTGCAGTAAAAGTGATTATCCCACTTGAAGGATTGGTTGATTTTGATGAAGAAGTAAAACGCATCACAAAATTGATCGATAAACTTCAAAAAGATATTTCTATGTTGTCAGCAAAACTTTCTAACGAAAAGTTCTTAGCGAATGCCGACGAAGACGTTGTAGCAACTGATAAAGCGCTTCTAGCGACTTCGAAGTTGCAGCTTGAATCACTTCGCGATGCTTTGACTCGCTTCCAGTAG
- a CDS encoding isopenicillin N synthase family dioxygenase, whose protein sequence is MRSTETVSHSENSTLRKVPTLSLASYTKGSSEERAKFIDNLFTGLKEYGFIILKDHNVKAADLHKAYDILKAFYSLPTEVKKSYISSTAGFQRGYTPFGQEHAKDSPVMDLKEFWHVGRVLSEGHALKTVYPENVWPTELPEFKTHFTALFDALEEAGSIMLEALTMPLEVDKDFFARMTKDGNSILRLLHYPPIPEGVDPRCVRAAAHEDINFITILPAATASGLQLKDRDGTWLDIESEPDTLIVDVGDMLARLTNDVLPSTTHRVINPQDGKNDSRFSMPFFMHPHPDALLSCLPSCKGTGAKYPDITGHDFLMQRLREIGLIK, encoded by the coding sequence GTGAGATCGACGGAAACTGTGTCTCATTCAGAAAACAGCACTCTTCGTAAAGTTCCAACACTCAGCCTTGCTAGTTACACAAAAGGTTCAAGTGAAGAACGCGCGAAATTTATCGACAACCTTTTCACGGGCCTAAAAGAATATGGTTTCATTATTCTTAAAGACCACAACGTAAAAGCGGCTGACCTTCATAAAGCTTACGACATTCTGAAAGCTTTCTACTCCCTTCCAACTGAAGTAAAAAAATCCTACATTTCTTCCACTGCGGGTTTCCAACGTGGATACACTCCATTTGGTCAAGAGCATGCGAAAGATTCTCCAGTTATGGATCTTAAAGAATTCTGGCATGTGGGGCGTGTTCTTTCTGAAGGTCATGCTTTAAAAACCGTTTATCCTGAAAATGTTTGGCCAACGGAACTTCCTGAATTTAAAACTCACTTTACGGCTTTATTTGATGCTTTAGAAGAAGCAGGCTCTATCATGCTTGAGGCATTAACGATGCCATTAGAAGTGGATAAAGATTTCTTCGCTCGCATGACCAAAGATGGAAATTCAATTCTGCGTCTTTTGCACTATCCGCCAATTCCTGAAGGTGTTGACCCACGTTGCGTACGTGCAGCAGCCCACGAAGACATTAACTTTATCACAATTCTGCCTGCAGCAACGGCTTCGGGTCTACAGTTAAAAGATCGCGATGGCACTTGGTTGGATATCGAATCTGAACCAGACACATTGATCGTTGACGTGGGTGATATGCTGGCGCGTTTGACGAACGATGTATTGCCGTCAACTACTCACCGAGTGATCAATCCCCAAGACGGTAAGAACGACAGTCGTTTTTCAATGCCGTTCTTTATGCATCCTCATCCAGATGCTTTGCTTAGCTGCTTGCCTTCTTGTAAAGGGACAGGTGCTAAGTACCCTGATATAACTGGACATGACTTCTTGATGCAGCGTTTGCGTGAGATTGGCTTAATTAAGTAG
- the tsaA gene encoding tRNA (N6-threonylcarbamoyladenosine(37)-N6)-methyltransferase TrmO: MEPIGYLESCFRDKFGTPRQPGLVKKAWARLKIRADLQPEESLQGLEGFSHVWLIWVFHQNKVARFHSKVHPPRLEGKSMGLFATRSPHRPNPIGLSLVELVSVEKDGIVISGADLVDGTPILDIKPYLPEIESVPAARTGWLGEVQKEPITVQFTEKAEILMQQWEQRNADKELREIVIQTLQLDPRPVVYRGYEEGNSPYRSEHAVRLFDGDIHFKFETPTLVKIFDILFTHN; this comes from the coding sequence ATGGAACCCATCGGTTATTTAGAATCTTGTTTTCGTGATAAATTCGGCACCCCGCGCCAGCCTGGCTTAGTTAAAAAAGCCTGGGCACGCTTGAAGATTCGCGCCGATTTGCAGCCGGAAGAATCTCTTCAAGGTTTAGAAGGTTTTAGTCACGTTTGGTTGATTTGGGTTTTTCATCAAAATAAAGTGGCGCGCTTTCATTCAAAAGTTCATCCGCCGCGTCTGGAAGGCAAAAGTATGGGGTTGTTTGCGACTCGCAGTCCCCATCGGCCGAATCCAATTGGGCTTTCATTAGTAGAACTTGTAAGCGTAGAAAAAGATGGAATCGTGATTTCTGGGGCCGACCTTGTCGATGGCACACCTATTTTAGATATAAAACCTTACTTGCCAGAAATTGAATCTGTTCCTGCAGCAAGAACAGGCTGGTTAGGGGAGGTTCAAAAAGAGCCTATAACTGTTCAGTTCACCGAAAAAGCCGAAATACTAATGCAGCAGTGGGAGCAAAGAAACGCAGACAAAGAATTGCGTGAAATTGTGATTCAGACTTTGCAATTGGATCCTCGCCCTGTCGTTTATCGTGGTTATGAAGAGGGAAATTCGCCTTACCGCAGTGAACACGCTGTGCGTTTATTTGATGGCGATATCCATTTCAAGTTTGAAACGCCCACCTTAGTGAAAATCTTCGATATTCTTTTTACGCATAATTAG
- a CDS encoding Crp/Fnr family transcriptional regulator: MESQTILNGGVNSLGFMGNQNLNIPNTSNVPYEVIHLKEEEMIFKEGEPAKGLYYVQSGCVKVVVNRSHARGRTTTNEYVTKLVSPGEYFGYKALVKGATTSCHAKAVKSTVLWLYPRELIQVAMAQASPLVKLLLNQAVNDLESFETISQLHYLASVQERIAYQLVLLADRFGVQTPNGISLNLKLTRNEFAQLASTINESLSRHLTEFKNEGLIDLNGKEIIIKNKDGLMRRSGNF, translated from the coding sequence ATGGAATCTCAGACAATACTCAACGGCGGAGTAAACTCCCTTGGTTTTATGGGTAATCAAAACCTAAACATTCCGAACACTTCAAATGTTCCCTACGAAGTGATTCATCTTAAAGAAGAGGAAATGATCTTCAAAGAAGGTGAACCTGCGAAAGGACTTTATTATGTTCAGTCCGGATGCGTTAAGGTTGTTGTTAACCGTTCACACGCACGGGGCCGCACAACGACAAACGAATATGTCACTAAGCTGGTTTCGCCTGGTGAATATTTTGGATACAAGGCGCTAGTTAAAGGAGCTACGACTTCTTGCCATGCAAAGGCAGTGAAATCGACAGTACTTTGGCTATATCCTCGTGAACTAATTCAAGTTGCTATGGCACAAGCAAGTCCACTTGTTAAACTTCTTCTTAATCAAGCAGTGAACGACCTTGAGTCTTTTGAAACTATCAGTCAGTTGCACTATTTAGCCTCTGTGCAAGAACGCATCGCTTATCAACTAGTTTTGCTAGCTGATAGATTCGGCGTTCAAACACCGAACGGAATTTCTCTGAACTTAAAACTGACTCGCAACGAATTTGCTCAACTAGCAAGTACGATCAACGAATCACTTTCTCGTCATTTAACAGAGTTTAAAAACGAAGGTCTAATCGATCTTAACGGTAAAGAGATCATCATCAAAAACAAAGATGGTTTGATGAGAAGATCTGGAAATTTCTAA